From a single Brassica rapa cultivar Chiifu-401-42 chromosome A01, CAAS_Brap_v3.01, whole genome shotgun sequence genomic region:
- the LOC103870536 gene encoding UDP-glycosyltransferase 75D1 codes for MSNDNDSSKSLTGPHFLFVTYPAQGHINPSLELAKRLAGTFIGSRVTFAAPVAAYNRRMLSKETVLENLTFATYSDGHDDGFRPSTSSDKSRQHSSGQYMSEMRKRGRETLTELIEDNRRQNRPFTCVVYTILLTWVAELAREFQIPSALLWVQPVTVFSIFYHYFNGYADTISEMADNNPSGSIKLPSLPLLRLRDLPSFIVPTNAYAFVLPAFREQIESLKQEENPKILVNSFQELEQEALTSVLDNFKIVPIGPLITSRTESETNAEYVEWLDTKTDASVLYISFGTLAVLSKKQLVELCKALIKSRRPFLWVITDKSFRRSKEDAEEKEEEIISSFREELEEIGMVVSWCDQFRVLKHRSIGCYVTHCGWNSSLESLVAGVPVVAFPQWTDQMTNAKLLEDCWRTGVRVMEKKEGEEVVVESGEIRRCIEEVMEEKAEEFRSNAARWRDLAAETVREGGSSFNHLKAFVDEHM; via the coding sequence ATGAGTAACGATAATGATTCATCGAAGTCACTCACCGGACCACACTTTCTTTTTGTGACATATCCAGCCCAAGGCCACATCAACCCATCTCTCGAGCTAGCTAAACGCCTCGCCGGAACCTTCATCGGATCTAGAGTCACCTTCGCAGCCCCAGTCGCCGCCTACAACCGTCGTATGCTCTCCAAAGAAACCGTCCTCGAAAACCTTACCTTCGCCACTTACTCCGATGGCCATGACGACGGCTTCAGACCCTCTACATCCTCCGATAAATCTCGCCAACATAGCTCCGGACAGTACATGTCCGAAATGAGAAAACGTGGGAGAGAAACGCTAACCGAACTAATCGAAGATAACCGGCGTCAAAACCGGCCTTTTACCTGCGTGGTTTACACCATCCTCCTCACTTGGGTTGCTGAGCTGGCGCGTGAGTTTCAGATCCCTTCTGCTCTTCTCTGGGTCCAGCCCGTGACCGTCTTCTCCATCTTCTACCACTACTTCAACGGCTACGCCGATACAATCTCAGAGATGGCTGATAACAACCCTTCTGGTTCTATTAAGCTTCCCTCTCTGCCACTGCTCCGTCTCCGTGATCTTCCCTCCTTCATCGTCCCTACAAACGCATATGCGTTTGTTCTACCGGCGTTTCGAGAACAGATAGAGTCGCTGAAGCAAGAGGAAAACCCTAAGATCCTTGTTAACAGCTTCCAAGAGCTTGAACAAGAAGCTCTAACCTCGGTTCTTGATAACTTCAAGATTGTCCCCATCGGTCCGTTGATAACCTCCAGGACCGAATCCGAGACTAACGCTGAGTACGTCGAGTGGTTGGATACAAAAACTGATGCTTCCGTTCTTTATATCTCGTTTGGGACGCTTGCCGTGTTGAGCAAGAAACAGCTTGTGGAGCTCTGCAAGGCATTGATAAAGAGTCGGAGGCCGTTTCTGTGGGTGATTACAGATAAGTCTTTTAGAAGAAGTAAAGAAGATgcggaagagaaagaagaagagatcatAAGCAGTTTCAGAGAAGAGCTCGAGGAGATAGGAATGGTGGTTTCTTGGTGCGATCAGTTTAGGGTTTTGAAGCATAGATCGATCGGTTGTTACGTGACGCATTGCGGGTGGAACTCGTCGCTGGAGAGTTTGGTCGCGGGAGTTCCGGTGGTTGCGTTTCCGCAGTGGACTGATCAGATGACGAACGCGAAGCTTCTAGAAGATTGTTGGAGGACAGGTGTGAGAGTGATGGAGAAGAAGGAAGGGGAAGAAGTTGTCGTGGAGAGTGGGGAGATACGGCGGTGCATTGAGGAAGTGATGGAGGAGAAGGCGGAGGAGTTTAGAAGTAACGCGGCGAGGTGGAGAGATCTAGCGGCGGAAACGGTGAGAGAAGGAGGATCTTCGTTTAATCATCTCAAAGCTTTTGTCGATGAGCACATGTGA
- the LOC103870547 gene encoding uncharacterized protein At4g15545 isoform X3, whose amino-acid sequence MSDVEQEEETSSAVRGSISFDLPEEVLQVLPSDPFEQLDVARKITSIALSTRVSALESESSDLRELLAEKDNQIAELQSHVESLDSSLSDALQKLSLAEDEKENLVRENSSLSSTVKRLQRDVSKLEGFRKTLMMSLQDDDQNAGTTQIIAKPTPNDEDSPFQPSRHSSIQSQASEAVEPAAVDNENEAAPKPSLSNSLPLVSQTATPRLTPPGSPPALSASSTPKTTSRPISPRRHSVSFSTTRGMFDDNRSSISISEPGSHTGRTRVDGKEFFRQVRSRLSYEQFGAFLGNVKDLNAHKQTKDETLRKAEEIFGTDNRDLYVIFEGLITRNAH is encoded by the exons atgtcAGACgtagaacaagaagaagaaacatcaAGTGCTGTCAGAGGTTCGATAAGTTTCGATCTTCCCGAGGAAGTCCTTCAAGTCCTACCGTCCGATCCATTCGAGCAGCTAGATGTGGCGCGCAAAATCACATCCATTGCTCTCTCGACACGTGTCTCTGCCCTCGAATCAGAGTCGTCCGATCTCCGAGAACTTCTCGCCGAGAAAGACAATCAAATCGCGGAGCTCCAATCACACGTGGAGTCTCTTGACTCGTCTCTCTCCGACGCGTTGCAAAAGCTTTCTCTCGCCGAAGATGAAAAG GAGAATCTGGTGAGAGAGAACTCTTCGTTGTCAAGTACTGTCAAGAGACTCCAGAGAGATGTCTCTAAG CTTGAGGGTTTCAGGAAGACGCTTATGATGTCTCTTCAAGACGACGACCAAAAT GCAGGAACAACACAAATCATTGCTAAGCCAACACCAAACG ATGAAGATTCTCCATTTCAACCTTCAAGACATTCATCAATCCAGTCTCAAGCTTCTGAAGCTGTTGAGCCAGCTGCAGTGGACAACGAAAACGAAG CAGCTCCTAAACCGAGTTTATCGAACAGTCTTCCATTAGTATCTCAGACTGCTACGCCCCGGCTTACTCCTCCTGGTTCTCCACCAGCATTATCTGCTTCAAGTACCCCTAAAACGACTTCAAGACCTATCTCCCCTCGTCGCCATTCTGTTTCATTCTCTACTACTAGAGGCATGTTTGATGATAATAGATCTTCTATTTCAATCTCAGAGCCTGGATCCCACACCG GAAGAACTCGGGTTGATGGAAAAGAGTTCTTCCGACAAGTCAG GAGTCGGTTATCTTACGAGCAGTTTGGTGCATTTCTTGGAAATGTGAAGGATCTTAATGCCCACAAGCAAACAAAAGAT GAAACGCTTAGGAAAGCTGAAGAGATATTCGGAACTGACAACAGAGACCTCTATGTCATATTCGAGGGCTTGATCACTCGCAACGCTCACTGA
- the LOC103870547 gene encoding uncharacterized protein At4g15545 isoform X1 produces the protein MSDVEQEEETSSAVRGSISFDLPEEVLQVLPSDPFEQLDVARKITSIALSTRVSALESESSDLRELLAEKDNQIAELQSHVESLDSSLSDALQKLSLAEDEKENLVRENSSLSSTVKRLQRDVSKLEGFRKTLMMSLQDDDQNAGTTQIIAKPTPNEFSDEDSPFQPSRHSSIQSQASEAVEPAAVDNENEAAPKPSLSNSLPLVSQTATPRLTPPGSPPALSASSTPKTTSRPISPRRHSVSFSTTRGMFDDNRSSISISEPGSHTGRTRVDGKEFFRQVRSRLSYEQFGAFLGNVKDLNAHKQTKDETLRKAEEIFGTDNRDLYVIFEGLITRNAH, from the exons atgtcAGACgtagaacaagaagaagaaacatcaAGTGCTGTCAGAGGTTCGATAAGTTTCGATCTTCCCGAGGAAGTCCTTCAAGTCCTACCGTCCGATCCATTCGAGCAGCTAGATGTGGCGCGCAAAATCACATCCATTGCTCTCTCGACACGTGTCTCTGCCCTCGAATCAGAGTCGTCCGATCTCCGAGAACTTCTCGCCGAGAAAGACAATCAAATCGCGGAGCTCCAATCACACGTGGAGTCTCTTGACTCGTCTCTCTCCGACGCGTTGCAAAAGCTTTCTCTCGCCGAAGATGAAAAG GAGAATCTGGTGAGAGAGAACTCTTCGTTGTCAAGTACTGTCAAGAGACTCCAGAGAGATGTCTCTAAG CTTGAGGGTTTCAGGAAGACGCTTATGATGTCTCTTCAAGACGACGACCAAAAT GCAGGAACAACACAAATCATTGCTAAGCCAACACCAAACG AGTTTTCAGATGAAGATTCTCCATTTCAACCTTCAAGACATTCATCAATCCAGTCTCAAGCTTCTGAAGCTGTTGAGCCAGCTGCAGTGGACAACGAAAACGAAG CAGCTCCTAAACCGAGTTTATCGAACAGTCTTCCATTAGTATCTCAGACTGCTACGCCCCGGCTTACTCCTCCTGGTTCTCCACCAGCATTATCTGCTTCAAGTACCCCTAAAACGACTTCAAGACCTATCTCCCCTCGTCGCCATTCTGTTTCATTCTCTACTACTAGAGGCATGTTTGATGATAATAGATCTTCTATTTCAATCTCAGAGCCTGGATCCCACACCG GAAGAACTCGGGTTGATGGAAAAGAGTTCTTCCGACAAGTCAG GAGTCGGTTATCTTACGAGCAGTTTGGTGCATTTCTTGGAAATGTGAAGGATCTTAATGCCCACAAGCAAACAAAAGAT GAAACGCTTAGGAAAGCTGAAGAGATATTCGGAACTGACAACAGAGACCTCTATGTCATATTCGAGGGCTTGATCACTCGCAACGCTCACTGA
- the LOC103870547 gene encoding uncharacterized protein At4g15545 isoform X2 encodes MSDVEQEEETSSAVRGSISFDLPEEVLQVLPSDPFEQLDVARKITSIALSTRVSALESESSDLRELLAEKDNQIAELQSHVESLDSSLSDALQKLSLAEDEKENLVRENSSLSSTVKRLQRDVSKLEGFRKTLMMSLQDDDQNAGTTQIIAKPTPNEFSDEDSPFQPSRHSSIQSQASEAVEPAAVDNENEAPKPSLSNSLPLVSQTATPRLTPPGSPPALSASSTPKTTSRPISPRRHSVSFSTTRGMFDDNRSSISISEPGSHTGRTRVDGKEFFRQVRSRLSYEQFGAFLGNVKDLNAHKQTKDETLRKAEEIFGTDNRDLYVIFEGLITRNAH; translated from the exons atgtcAGACgtagaacaagaagaagaaacatcaAGTGCTGTCAGAGGTTCGATAAGTTTCGATCTTCCCGAGGAAGTCCTTCAAGTCCTACCGTCCGATCCATTCGAGCAGCTAGATGTGGCGCGCAAAATCACATCCATTGCTCTCTCGACACGTGTCTCTGCCCTCGAATCAGAGTCGTCCGATCTCCGAGAACTTCTCGCCGAGAAAGACAATCAAATCGCGGAGCTCCAATCACACGTGGAGTCTCTTGACTCGTCTCTCTCCGACGCGTTGCAAAAGCTTTCTCTCGCCGAAGATGAAAAG GAGAATCTGGTGAGAGAGAACTCTTCGTTGTCAAGTACTGTCAAGAGACTCCAGAGAGATGTCTCTAAG CTTGAGGGTTTCAGGAAGACGCTTATGATGTCTCTTCAAGACGACGACCAAAAT GCAGGAACAACACAAATCATTGCTAAGCCAACACCAAACG AGTTTTCAGATGAAGATTCTCCATTTCAACCTTCAAGACATTCATCAATCCAGTCTCAAGCTTCTGAAGCTGTTGAGCCAGCTGCAGTGGACAACGAAAACGAAG CTCCTAAACCGAGTTTATCGAACAGTCTTCCATTAGTATCTCAGACTGCTACGCCCCGGCTTACTCCTCCTGGTTCTCCACCAGCATTATCTGCTTCAAGTACCCCTAAAACGACTTCAAGACCTATCTCCCCTCGTCGCCATTCTGTTTCATTCTCTACTACTAGAGGCATGTTTGATGATAATAGATCTTCTATTTCAATCTCAGAGCCTGGATCCCACACCG GAAGAACTCGGGTTGATGGAAAAGAGTTCTTCCGACAAGTCAG GAGTCGGTTATCTTACGAGCAGTTTGGTGCATTTCTTGGAAATGTGAAGGATCTTAATGCCCACAAGCAAACAAAAGAT GAAACGCTTAGGAAAGCTGAAGAGATATTCGGAACTGACAACAGAGACCTCTATGTCATATTCGAGGGCTTGATCACTCGCAACGCTCACTGA
- the LOC103870547 gene encoding uncharacterized protein At4g15545 isoform X4 produces the protein MSDVEQEEETSSAVRGSISFDLPEEVLQVLPSDPFEQLDVARKITSIALSTRVSALESESSDLRELLAEKDNQIAELQSHVESLDSSLSDALQKLSLAEDEKENLVRENSSLSSTVKRLQRDVSKLEGFRKTLMMSLQDDDQNAGTTQIIAKPTPNDEDSPFQPSRHSSIQSQASEAVEPAAVDNENEAPKPSLSNSLPLVSQTATPRLTPPGSPPALSASSTPKTTSRPISPRRHSVSFSTTRGMFDDNRSSISISEPGSHTGRTRVDGKEFFRQVRSRLSYEQFGAFLGNVKDLNAHKQTKDETLRKAEEIFGTDNRDLYVIFEGLITRNAH, from the exons atgtcAGACgtagaacaagaagaagaaacatcaAGTGCTGTCAGAGGTTCGATAAGTTTCGATCTTCCCGAGGAAGTCCTTCAAGTCCTACCGTCCGATCCATTCGAGCAGCTAGATGTGGCGCGCAAAATCACATCCATTGCTCTCTCGACACGTGTCTCTGCCCTCGAATCAGAGTCGTCCGATCTCCGAGAACTTCTCGCCGAGAAAGACAATCAAATCGCGGAGCTCCAATCACACGTGGAGTCTCTTGACTCGTCTCTCTCCGACGCGTTGCAAAAGCTTTCTCTCGCCGAAGATGAAAAG GAGAATCTGGTGAGAGAGAACTCTTCGTTGTCAAGTACTGTCAAGAGACTCCAGAGAGATGTCTCTAAG CTTGAGGGTTTCAGGAAGACGCTTATGATGTCTCTTCAAGACGACGACCAAAAT GCAGGAACAACACAAATCATTGCTAAGCCAACACCAAACG ATGAAGATTCTCCATTTCAACCTTCAAGACATTCATCAATCCAGTCTCAAGCTTCTGAAGCTGTTGAGCCAGCTGCAGTGGACAACGAAAACGAAG CTCCTAAACCGAGTTTATCGAACAGTCTTCCATTAGTATCTCAGACTGCTACGCCCCGGCTTACTCCTCCTGGTTCTCCACCAGCATTATCTGCTTCAAGTACCCCTAAAACGACTTCAAGACCTATCTCCCCTCGTCGCCATTCTGTTTCATTCTCTACTACTAGAGGCATGTTTGATGATAATAGATCTTCTATTTCAATCTCAGAGCCTGGATCCCACACCG GAAGAACTCGGGTTGATGGAAAAGAGTTCTTCCGACAAGTCAG GAGTCGGTTATCTTACGAGCAGTTTGGTGCATTTCTTGGAAATGTGAAGGATCTTAATGCCCACAAGCAAACAAAAGAT GAAACGCTTAGGAAAGCTGAAGAGATATTCGGAACTGACAACAGAGACCTCTATGTCATATTCGAGGGCTTGATCACTCGCAACGCTCACTGA